The following coding sequences are from one Rathayibacter sp. SW19 window:
- a CDS encoding TIGR02680 family protein, giving the protein MTALNAPVGIEADATGDFSTAAFSTAALRTAALSTGAELPEPKTERWQPLRLGLVDLFYYENEVFPFVDGRLLLRGNNGAGKSKVLALTLPFLLDGDLSPQRVEPDGDRQKKMEWNLLLGGEHPNSERIGYSWLEFGRIDPDGTRHFITIGAGLKAAKARGITRHWFFITNRRIGEDLSLIGTGQVVLARDRLAEALGERGRIYDTKGEYRRALDEKLFGLGERRYAELIELLLQIRAPQLSKRPSETALSEALTRALTPVGDDVITSVADGLRSLDEDREELSRLVEARRAVNTFLGHYRAYAQTLLKRQAAGPRAQQAEHDRSGRAIIEVNGLVDAQLAACNAAQQELAALESEHRDREAQQTALRDSEHAQSERQLALADDAARRAEEARTSAEQRANAAKAALDSAERDAAGHRETVARRTESTHSSLAAAELAAGSAALEQQHADAAAEPGPSGDTSAALAADRAATTDRIARRRDSLGRVSDLVRSVDEADARLATALGQEDAAASRLAECSAARSEADASVEAAIDRYISDVEGIVAALRELTVPDQDFADFTEWVRLRETENPVTVALQRCAAQVQVELHTSLAAVKNDDAACDVQRAVLEEEITSLESGVSVMPPAAHTRTADDGLPLWRAVGFHDTVGDADRVGLEAALEASGLLTAVVSADAALRHPQSGEVLLRGDARVTGTSLAQVLRVELPEGADVDASVVGGILASVAVAAGDDDPGPVWVSASGRFRIGPAYGAWTTDAARYIGETARAAARQRRLEVARDERAQLEAQQTRLREELVALHSRLSVVEAEQRCVPRPGALEAADRAAAIAEEAERRATAQLADAVGVREQRAADSAECAAELAEDARLLGLPADANALRRLSDALGAYAERAADFWHAAELLNDAARNARDAEARLNGATRASASAAEDQVVASADAQSQKAYADSLRAQFGAAVQEYRAEVHKVETALKALKRRLKEVEAARQTADIEHAVLVERLVAMQSEQERVAAARAAAVDALRRTTALGIAHAAAPALDAPATDEEWTITRGVQFARAIDAALDGVDASDARYDRLLSQVHTEFTELQRSLGRHGLDATYLPHEDGVQVVAAFSGRDTPLVDLADTLGDQIEQHERLLNAREREIIQNHLVTEVGAQLSELIGEADKQIDRLNDELRTRRTSTGMMLRVLWKPQPDGPAGLADARRVLSTTADVWNEEDRAGLGEFLQARIAEVRNADESGNWYDHLGEALDYRRWHRFTVERHQGGSWKPATGPASGGERVLAASIPLFAAASSHYDTAGNSHAPRPVMLDEAFAGVDDASRANCLGLLAEFDLDVVMTSEREWGCYPEVPGLAIAQLTRFDDTPAVYVQQWRWDGARKTLAAEQEADAAADSLW; this is encoded by the coding sequence ATGACCGCGTTGAACGCACCTGTGGGTATCGAAGCGGATGCCACCGGCGACTTCAGCACAGCCGCCTTCAGCACCGCCGCCTTGAGAACCGCCGCCTTGAGCACCGGCGCCGAATTGCCTGAGCCGAAGACTGAGCGCTGGCAACCGCTTCGGCTCGGACTTGTCGACCTGTTTTATTACGAGAATGAGGTGTTCCCGTTCGTCGACGGTCGGCTGCTGCTGCGCGGCAACAACGGGGCGGGCAAGTCGAAAGTGCTTGCGCTGACGCTTCCGTTCCTCCTCGACGGCGATCTTTCGCCGCAGCGGGTCGAACCCGACGGCGACCGGCAGAAGAAGATGGAGTGGAATCTGCTGCTCGGCGGTGAGCATCCGAACAGTGAACGCATCGGCTACAGCTGGTTGGAATTCGGGCGCATCGACCCGGACGGAACGAGGCACTTCATCACGATCGGTGCCGGGCTGAAAGCGGCCAAGGCACGCGGCATCACCCGGCACTGGTTCTTCATCACGAACCGGCGCATCGGCGAGGACCTCTCGCTCATCGGCACCGGCCAAGTTGTGCTCGCCCGTGACCGGTTGGCCGAGGCGCTCGGTGAACGCGGGCGGATCTACGACACGAAGGGCGAGTATCGTCGTGCACTCGACGAGAAGCTCTTCGGCCTCGGCGAGCGGCGCTATGCGGAACTCATCGAGCTTCTGCTGCAGATCCGCGCGCCACAGCTGTCCAAACGGCCCAGCGAGACCGCGCTCTCCGAGGCGCTCACGCGTGCATTGACGCCGGTCGGCGATGATGTGATCACGTCAGTGGCCGACGGACTTCGCTCCCTCGACGAGGACCGAGAAGAGCTGTCGCGCCTGGTCGAGGCACGGCGCGCGGTCAACACATTCCTTGGGCACTACCGCGCCTACGCGCAGACACTGCTCAAGCGGCAGGCCGCAGGCCCGCGTGCACAGCAGGCCGAACATGATCGAAGCGGCCGGGCGATCATCGAGGTGAACGGCCTCGTGGACGCGCAACTGGCCGCATGCAACGCGGCACAACAGGAGCTGGCGGCACTCGAGTCCGAGCATCGCGACCGTGAGGCGCAGCAGACCGCATTGCGAGACAGCGAGCATGCGCAGAGTGAGCGGCAGCTCGCGCTGGCCGACGACGCCGCACGCCGCGCCGAAGAGGCACGAACCAGCGCTGAGCAGCGCGCAAACGCGGCGAAGGCCGCACTCGACAGCGCAGAACGGGATGCCGCGGGACACCGCGAGACTGTCGCGCGCCGCACCGAGTCCACGCATTCGTCACTCGCGGCGGCTGAACTGGCAGCGGGCAGTGCCGCGCTCGAACAGCAGCACGCCGATGCGGCGGCGGAGCCGGGGCCGAGCGGCGACACTTCCGCTGCTCTTGCCGCCGACCGCGCGGCCACGACGGATCGGATTGCGCGCCGTCGCGACAGCCTGGGGCGGGTCAGCGACCTGGTGCGCAGCGTCGACGAAGCCGATGCGCGACTGGCAACAGCGCTGGGCCAGGAGGACGCGGCAGCCAGCCGACTCGCCGAATGCAGCGCCGCTCGCTCGGAAGCCGATGCGTCGGTTGAGGCCGCGATCGACCGGTACATCTCCGATGTCGAGGGGATCGTTGCAGCATTGCGCGAGCTGACGGTGCCCGACCAAGACTTCGCCGACTTCACCGAGTGGGTGCGCCTGCGCGAAACGGAAAACCCCGTGACCGTGGCCCTGCAGCGGTGCGCAGCGCAGGTGCAGGTCGAGCTGCACACCTCCCTTGCCGCGGTGAAGAACGATGACGCCGCGTGCGACGTGCAGCGTGCCGTGCTCGAGGAGGAGATCACCTCACTGGAGAGCGGCGTCAGTGTCATGCCGCCCGCGGCGCACACCCGCACCGCAGACGACGGTCTTCCGCTCTGGCGTGCCGTCGGCTTCCACGACACGGTCGGCGATGCAGACCGGGTCGGCCTCGAGGCCGCACTCGAAGCCAGCGGTCTTCTCACGGCGGTCGTGTCTGCGGATGCTGCGCTGCGGCATCCGCAATCGGGTGAGGTCCTGCTGCGCGGCGACGCCCGGGTCACCGGAACATCGTTGGCGCAGGTGCTGCGGGTCGAGTTGCCGGAGGGCGCGGATGTCGACGCATCCGTCGTCGGGGGAATTCTCGCGTCAGTCGCGGTGGCGGCCGGAGACGACGACCCGGGGCCGGTGTGGGTATCGGCGAGCGGGCGATTTCGGATCGGGCCAGCGTACGGCGCATGGACGACGGATGCCGCACGCTATATCGGCGAAACTGCACGAGCCGCGGCACGCCAACGACGACTCGAGGTCGCGCGCGATGAGCGTGCGCAGCTCGAGGCACAGCAGACGCGGCTGCGTGAGGAGCTGGTCGCGCTTCACAGCAGGTTGAGTGTCGTTGAGGCGGAGCAGCGTTGCGTTCCGCGGCCGGGCGCCCTGGAAGCTGCAGACCGCGCCGCCGCGATCGCTGAAGAAGCCGAGCGCCGTGCGACTGCGCAACTCGCCGATGCCGTGGGCGTTCGTGAGCAGCGTGCCGCAGACAGCGCCGAGTGCGCGGCCGAACTCGCTGAGGATGCCCGGCTGCTTGGCCTGCCGGCCGACGCGAACGCGCTGCGCCGACTCAGTGACGCACTGGGCGCATACGCGGAACGCGCCGCCGACTTCTGGCACGCTGCCGAGTTGCTGAACGACGCGGCGCGAAACGCGCGCGACGCCGAGGCGCGATTGAACGGCGCCACGCGTGCCAGCGCATCCGCCGCCGAGGATCAGGTTGTCGCCAGCGCTGACGCGCAGAGCCAGAAGGCTTACGCCGACTCACTTCGCGCACAGTTCGGTGCGGCCGTGCAGGAGTACCGCGCCGAGGTGCACAAGGTGGAGACCGCCCTGAAGGCCTTGAAGAGGAGGCTGAAGGAAGTCGAGGCGGCCAGGCAGACGGCAGATATCGAGCATGCCGTTCTCGTCGAACGGTTGGTGGCGATGCAGTCCGAGCAGGAGAGGGTGGCAGCCGCGCGGGCGGCTGCCGTCGATGCTCTGCGCCGAACCACGGCGCTCGGCATCGCCCACGCCGCTGCACCCGCGTTGGATGCGCCGGCCACCGATGAGGAGTGGACCATCACTCGCGGCGTGCAGTTCGCTCGCGCCATCGACGCGGCCCTGGACGGCGTGGATGCCTCAGACGCACGCTACGACAGACTGCTCTCGCAGGTGCACACCGAGTTCACCGAACTTCAGCGCTCACTCGGCCGGCACGGTCTCGACGCCACGTACCTGCCGCACGAGGATGGAGTGCAGGTGGTCGCCGCGTTCTCCGGCCGTGACACACCGCTGGTCGACCTGGCCGACACGCTCGGCGACCAGATCGAACAGCACGAACGGCTGCTGAACGCGCGCGAGCGGGAGATCATCCAAAACCACCTGGTGACCGAGGTCGGTGCGCAGCTGTCCGAGTTGATCGGCGAGGCGGACAAACAGATCGACCGCTTGAACGACGAACTGCGCACACGTCGCACAAGCACCGGCATGATGCTGCGGGTGCTGTGGAAGCCGCAACCGGACGGCCCTGCAGGGCTGGCGGATGCGCGGCGGGTGCTTTCGACGACCGCCGATGTGTGGAACGAGGAGGACCGGGCCGGGCTCGGAGAGTTCCTGCAGGCGCGCATTGCCGAGGTGCGCAATGCCGACGAGTCCGGCAACTGGTACGACCATCTCGGCGAGGCGCTGGACTACCGCAGGTGGCACCGTTTCACGGTCGAACGGCACCAGGGCGGTTCGTGGAAGCCGGCGACCGGCCCGGCCTCCGGCGGTGAGCGGGTGCTGGCGGCGAGCATCCCATTGTTCGCGGCGGCATCGTCGCACTACGACACGGCCGGCAATTCCCATGCGCCTCGCCCAGTGATGCTCGACGAAGCGTTCGCCGGCGTCGACGATGCGTCTCGGGCGAACTGCCTCGGGTTGCTGGCCGAGTTCGATCTGGACGTGGTGATGACCAGTGAGCGTGAGTGGGGTTGCTATCCGGAGGTTCCCGGGCTGGCGATCGCACAGTTGACCCGTTTCGACGACACACCCGCCGTGTATGTGCAGCAGTGGCGCTGGGACGGCGCCCGCAAGACACTTGCGGCGGAGCAGGAGGCTGATGCCGCGGCAGATTCGCTGTGGTGA
- a CDS encoding TIGR02678 family protein: protein MSASGIDDQQRAARILLKHPLVRAVDEERYRLVKKHATELRNWFDTNTGWMLHIDSEVVRLFREPATLDNATHPIGAAKDVPFSRRRYVLLALCLAVLERSDAQIALGRMAEQVIVVAATPQLSQAGFVFTLTSYDERSDLVAAVQVLLKWGVLTRVSGDEQEFVSNTGDVLYDVSRRVLASLLVTRRGPSTVAATELDERMIAMRDRGTPPTEELHNLQLRHRLTRRLLDEPVLYFDELDEDEAAYLRGQRALITRRITELTGLVAEIRSEGIAMIDLEDDLTDLRMPEKGTDGHIALLLAEFLARASTQIVPVEDLRAHIRQIRPQYTGFWRTSAREPGSEGALAETALSRLAAMRLIDRVGDFVHIRPALARFTVAEPTIIGGNHS, encoded by the coding sequence ATGAGCGCGAGCGGGATCGACGATCAGCAGCGAGCCGCGCGCATCCTGCTGAAGCATCCGCTGGTGCGTGCAGTCGATGAAGAGCGCTACCGGCTCGTCAAGAAACACGCAACCGAGCTGCGCAACTGGTTCGACACCAACACCGGCTGGATGCTGCACATCGACAGCGAAGTCGTGCGCCTGTTCCGCGAACCGGCCACGCTGGACAACGCGACGCACCCGATCGGTGCGGCCAAGGACGTGCCGTTCTCGCGACGACGCTATGTTCTGCTCGCGCTGTGCCTGGCCGTGCTGGAACGCAGCGACGCGCAGATCGCGCTTGGCCGGATGGCCGAGCAGGTGATCGTCGTGGCCGCGACGCCGCAGCTGTCGCAGGCCGGGTTCGTCTTCACGCTCACCAGTTACGACGAGCGCAGCGATCTCGTCGCGGCGGTGCAGGTGCTGCTCAAGTGGGGTGTGCTCACCCGAGTGTCGGGCGACGAGCAGGAGTTCGTGTCGAACACCGGCGACGTACTGTACGACGTCTCGCGCCGCGTCCTGGCCTCACTGCTCGTGACGCGACGCGGGCCCTCGACCGTCGCAGCGACCGAACTTGACGAACGCATGATCGCCATGCGAGATCGCGGCACGCCGCCGACCGAGGAATTGCACAACCTGCAGCTTCGACACCGATTGACCAGGCGCCTGCTCGATGAGCCGGTGCTCTACTTCGACGAACTCGACGAGGATGAGGCAGCGTATCTGCGCGGCCAGCGTGCGCTGATCACGCGGCGAATCACCGAACTCACCGGGCTGGTCGCCGAGATCAGGAGCGAGGGCATCGCCATGATCGATCTGGAAGACGACCTGACGGATCTTCGCATGCCCGAGAAGGGCACGGACGGGCACATCGCCCTCCTGCTTGCCGAGTTTCTCGCACGCGCATCGACGCAGATCGTTCCCGTCGAGGATCTGCGGGCGCACATCCGTCAGATCCGGCCGCAATACACGGGATTTTGGCGCACGTCCGCACGAGAACCGGGCTCGGAAGGCGCGCTGGCCGAGACGGCCCTGAGCCGGCTCGCCGCGATGCGCCTGATCGATCGTGTCGGAGACTTTGTGCACATCCGACCTGCGCTCGCGCGCTTCACCGTCGCCGAGCCGACGATCATCGGAGGGAATCACTCATGA
- a CDS encoding TIGR02677 family protein, which translates to MSQDSTAASFGVFRHLNTDNRDLYRLILGAFVDAKERFQVHLRPADVFENVRDASASGDAPTTVDSVTDALDQLVVWGNLSASPDTGRVVQVEDFYRKRHLFQLSQEGEAVEKALRVYDESLGRRGSLQAVALEDIAVTLREFIALVDADELDISILYRNVESLTRRFGDLADNASAFMSSLQRTIDLTETDEEVFIAYKSRLIEYLERFIRDLAVRGPQIAALLEGLDAEKVDRALQALAERDAAEAAPDPDDADARAELARAYVSWTNRWAGLRSWFLSSDERGVGSRDSQARLLRQTALGAIPTLLDAVRAVNARRSGRSDRSADYLALAEWFHEADTDDDRHRLARAAFGLYPARHLTAPPETWQRWSDDPTLAGRPWSEVPPIELSPQLRRTGSYERKGRANKIIDRSAARAALALKVRQQSEQIAAARRRLATNGEVELRDLAGLDSVAFGLFLTLLGDALVATGEHGSAVHTASSDGTMSIDLTPIAGESVALETERGTLWGPNHLVRIVDLEAGDLEVGSVEVGSVEVGAVEAGTVEAGDADADDRTLAEAS; encoded by the coding sequence GTGAGTCAAGATAGTACGGCGGCCTCGTTTGGGGTGTTCCGGCACCTCAATACGGACAACCGCGACCTGTATCGGCTTATTCTCGGCGCATTCGTCGACGCTAAGGAGCGATTCCAGGTTCATTTGCGACCGGCGGATGTCTTCGAGAACGTGCGCGACGCATCCGCTTCGGGCGATGCGCCGACGACGGTCGATTCGGTCACGGATGCGCTCGACCAACTTGTCGTGTGGGGGAACCTTTCCGCGTCGCCAGACACCGGTCGTGTCGTGCAGGTGGAGGATTTCTACCGCAAGCGACACCTGTTTCAACTCAGTCAGGAGGGCGAGGCCGTTGAAAAGGCCTTGCGTGTCTACGACGAGTCGTTGGGCCGCCGCGGGTCCCTGCAGGCTGTCGCGCTCGAGGACATCGCCGTCACTTTGCGTGAATTCATTGCGCTCGTCGACGCGGACGAACTCGACATCAGCATCCTCTACCGCAACGTCGAGTCGCTGACGCGCCGCTTCGGTGACCTGGCCGACAATGCCAGCGCGTTCATGTCGTCGCTTCAACGCACCATCGATCTCACCGAGACCGATGAAGAGGTTTTCATCGCCTACAAGTCGAGATTAATCGAGTATCTGGAGCGATTCATCCGCGATCTGGCGGTGCGGGGCCCTCAGATCGCCGCGCTTCTCGAGGGGCTCGATGCCGAAAAGGTCGATCGTGCACTGCAGGCTCTCGCAGAACGCGACGCTGCGGAGGCCGCGCCCGATCCCGACGATGCGGATGCGCGCGCCGAGTTGGCGCGAGCGTACGTGTCGTGGACCAACCGATGGGCCGGGTTGCGTTCGTGGTTCCTCAGCAGCGATGAACGCGGCGTCGGCAGCCGAGACAGCCAGGCGAGGCTGCTTCGGCAGACTGCGCTTGGCGCAATCCCGACGCTGTTGGATGCCGTGCGTGCCGTCAACGCGCGGCGCTCGGGTCGATCAGACCGGTCGGCAGACTATCTGGCACTTGCCGAATGGTTCCATGAGGCAGACACCGACGACGATCGGCATCGGCTTGCGCGCGCTGCGTTCGGCCTGTATCCCGCACGCCATCTGACGGCTCCGCCGGAAACCTGGCAGCGGTGGAGCGATGATCCGACGCTGGCTGGGCGACCGTGGTCGGAGGTTCCGCCGATCGAGCTGTCGCCGCAGCTGCGCCGCACCGGCAGTTACGAGCGTAAAGGCAGGGCGAACAAGATCATCGACCGGTCAGCGGCCCGGGCCGCACTGGCCTTGAAAGTGCGACAACAATCTGAGCAGATCGCCGCCGCCCGACGCCGGCTCGCGACCAACGGCGAGGTCGAGTTGCGCGACCTTGCTGGGCTGGATTCCGTGGCTTTCGGTCTGTTCCTCACACTGCTCGGCGACGCGCTCGTCGCTACGGGGGAGCACGGCAGCGCGGTACACACCGCGTCGAGTGACGGCACAATGAGCATTGACCTCACGCCGATCGCCGGAGAATCAGTCGCGCTCGAGACCGAGCGCGGCACGCTCTGGGGGCCGAACCATCTGGTGCGCATCGTCGACCTTGAAGCTGGCGATCTTGAAGTCGGCAGTGTTGAAGTCGGCAGTGTTGAAGTCGGCGCTGTTGAAGCCGGCACTGTTGAAGCCGGCGATGCGGACGCTGACGACCGTACCCTGGCGGAGGCGTCATGA
- the map gene encoding type I methionyl aminopeptidase produces MIELRTAGEIDQMRAAGEFVADTLQALKHRAQVGVSLLELDAFTHDLIRQRGAESCYLDYAPSFGSGPFGYVLCTSVNDAVLHGKPGPYRLRDGDLLSLDFAASVNGWVADSAISIVVGKARSEDLELIALTQRALAAGIEIAVVGNKIGDISHAIGSVAHEAGLSVNLEFGGHGVGRTMHGDPHVANDGRSGRGYPLKPGLVIAIEPWFMRGTDKLRVDPDGWTLRSADGSRTAHSEHTIAITESGPIVLTGPVR; encoded by the coding sequence ATGATCGAGCTGCGCACGGCAGGTGAGATCGACCAGATGCGGGCTGCCGGTGAATTCGTTGCCGATACGCTGCAGGCGCTGAAGCATCGCGCGCAAGTTGGCGTGAGCCTGCTCGAGCTGGATGCGTTCACGCACGACCTCATTCGACAGCGTGGTGCAGAATCCTGCTATCTGGACTATGCGCCGTCGTTCGGCTCCGGACCGTTCGGGTACGTGCTGTGTACCTCAGTGAATGACGCCGTTCTGCACGGCAAGCCTGGCCCTTATCGTCTGCGCGACGGCGATCTGCTCAGCCTCGATTTCGCGGCGAGTGTCAACGGCTGGGTCGCCGACTCGGCGATCAGCATCGTGGTCGGGAAGGCCCGCTCCGAGGACCTCGAACTGATTGCACTGACCCAGCGTGCGCTCGCCGCTGGAATCGAGATCGCGGTCGTGGGCAACAAGATCGGTGACATCTCGCACGCGATCGGCAGTGTCGCGCACGAGGCCGGCCTCAGCGTCAACCTGGAGTTCGGTGGCCACGGCGTCGGCCGTACGATGCACGGCGACCCGCACGTGGCCAACGATGGCCGATCCGGCCGTGGTTATCCGCTGAAGCCGGGGCTTGTCATCGCGATCGAACCGTGGTTCATGCGCGGCACTGACAAACTGCGGGTGGACCCCGATGGTTGGACGCTGCGTAGTGCGGATGGAAGCCGCACCGCGCACTCGGAACACACCATCGCAATCACGGAGAGCGGGCCGATCGTACTCACGGGGCCCGTCCGCTGA
- a CDS encoding helix-turn-helix domain-containing protein — protein sequence MVRVPLTAAEIKRGQHLGAALRVARGARTMVDVASSASISVETLRKIETGRSPSPEFFTIARICSALGITTDELHVGLGEPAPDAAAC from the coding sequence ATGGTTCGCGTTCCCCTCACCGCCGCCGAGATCAAGCGCGGCCAGCACCTGGGTGCCGCGCTCCGCGTGGCGCGCGGAGCACGAACAATGGTCGACGTCGCATCGTCCGCCTCGATTTCCGTAGAGACATTGCGCAAGATCGAGACCGGCCGCAGCCCTTCACCAGAATTCTTCACAATCGCGCGGATCTGCTCCGCACTGGGCATCACGACGGATGAACTGCACGTCGGTCTGGGCGAGCCCGCTCCGGATGCCGCCGCCTGCTGA
- a CDS encoding exonuclease SbcCD subunit D produces the protein MRILHTSDWHIGRTFHGHSTLGALGEVLRALTAIIAERNVDVVAIAGDVFDSAAPSADCFELLTSTLADIRAADAEIVMTSGNHDSATRLGFQSAFTTLAGIHVITRVEQHDQPVTIDGVDFFGIPYLEPSLIRHKYPDATLRTQAQVIAFAMGGIRSRLAGETAPGGSPETSTDRASKADASPSIRKRPSVVLTHCFAAGVEASDILTDIDREIRAGGLDVVPLSTFDGPDYVALGHIHSRAELARGIRYSGAPLHYSFSEAGKPRGVWLVDLDTSAGGHAHDESALHNVEWVELPVPRPLVVLTGTLDKLLTDAAYEGFEGHWVSAILTDTTRPIDAMRKLQARFPHCATIDHKPATVAEVSTASYAERIKARSDTEIITGFLEHVRNGDGPSETEAELIADVLSEHRAAQAVA, from the coding sequence ATGCGGATCCTGCACACCTCCGATTGGCACATCGGGCGCACCTTTCATGGGCACTCCACGCTCGGCGCGCTCGGCGAAGTGCTGCGCGCACTTACCGCGATCATCGCCGAACGAAACGTCGACGTCGTCGCGATCGCCGGCGACGTGTTCGACTCCGCCGCCCCATCGGCGGACTGTTTCGAACTCCTCACGAGCACCCTCGCCGATATCCGCGCGGCCGACGCCGAGATCGTGATGACCAGCGGCAACCACGACTCGGCGACGCGGCTCGGCTTTCAGTCCGCGTTCACCACCCTCGCCGGCATCCACGTGATCACCCGCGTCGAACAGCACGACCAGCCGGTCACGATCGACGGTGTCGACTTCTTCGGCATCCCGTATCTCGAGCCGAGCCTGATCCGGCACAAGTATCCGGATGCGACGTTGCGCACCCAGGCGCAGGTCATCGCATTCGCGATGGGCGGCATCCGATCTCGCCTTGCCGGTGAAACCGCGCCTGGCGGCTCGCCCGAGACCTCGACCGACCGCGCAAGCAAAGCGGATGCCTCCCCCAGCATCCGCAAGCGACCTTCCGTCGTGCTCACCCACTGCTTCGCTGCCGGTGTCGAGGCCAGCGACATCCTCACGGACATCGACCGGGAGATCCGTGCCGGCGGTCTCGATGTCGTGCCGCTGAGTACGTTCGACGGCCCAGACTATGTCGCGCTCGGGCACATTCATTCGCGAGCGGAGCTGGCCCGCGGCATCCGTTATTCGGGGGCGCCGTTGCACTATTCGTTCAGCGAGGCGGGCAAACCACGCGGAGTCTGGCTCGTGGATCTTGACACCAGCGCGGGCGGGCACGCTCACGACGAGTCCGCACTTCACAACGTCGAGTGGGTTGAGTTGCCCGTGCCGCGCCCGCTGGTCGTGCTCACCGGAACACTCGACAAGCTGCTGACGGATGCGGCGTATGAGGGGTTCGAAGGCCACTGGGTGTCGGCGATCCTCACCGACACGACCCGGCCGATCGACGCGATGCGCAAACTGCAGGCGCGCTTTCCGCACTGCGCCACGATCGACCACAAGCCTGCGACCGTCGCGGAGGTGTCGACTGCGAGCTACGCGGAACGCATCAAGGCACGAAGCGACACCGAGATCATCACCGGGTTCCTCGAGCACGTGCGTAACGGCGACGGGCCAAGTGAGACAGAGGCTGAACTCATTGCCGACGTGCTCAGCGAGCACCGGGCAGCGCAGGCCGTCGCATGA